In Priestia megaterium NBRC 15308 = ATCC 14581, the following proteins share a genomic window:
- a CDS encoding non-oxidative hydroxyarylic acid decarboxylases subunit B, translated as MKIAVGITGATGAILGIRILELLKKASVETHLVMSPWAHATIKLETSYSVQQVEALADYCYSYQDQAAKISSGSFRIDGMIVSPCSMKTLASIRMGLADNLIARTADVMLKERKPLVLLPRETPLNTIHLENMLDLSKMGAILVPPMPAFYNKPKTIDDIVTHIAVRTLDQLGIELPEAKRWQGIKHLSQGGK; from the coding sequence ATGAAAATAGCTGTAGGAATAACGGGAGCCACGGGAGCTATTTTAGGTATTCGAATTTTAGAGCTGTTAAAGAAGGCTTCTGTTGAAACGCATTTAGTCATGTCGCCTTGGGCTCATGCCACAATTAAGCTGGAAACATCCTATAGCGTTCAGCAAGTAGAAGCGCTAGCAGATTATTGTTATTCATATCAAGACCAAGCAGCAAAAATTTCGAGCGGCTCTTTTCGTATAGATGGAATGATTGTTAGTCCTTGCAGTATGAAAACATTAGCATCTATTCGAATGGGACTAGCAGATAACTTAATAGCGAGAACGGCAGATGTGATGTTAAAAGAGAGAAAGCCACTTGTGCTACTTCCTCGCGAAACGCCTTTAAATACGATTCATTTAGAAAACATGCTGGATCTTTCAAAAATGGGAGCTATCCTGGTGCCGCCTATGCCGGCTTTTTATAACAAACCTAAGACGATCGACGATATTGTCACACATATTGCTGTTCGAACGTTAGATCAGTTGGGAATTGAGCTTCCTGAAGCAAAAAGATGGCAAGGAATTAAACATTTATCACAAGGAGGAAAATAA